GTCGTTTTCGCGCTGCTTAGCGTCCTGGCTGCGTCCCGCAAGCCGTTCCGCCTACGGGCGGCGTCGCTCTAAGATGCTTTCTAAATGCTGAAGAATGAACGGGCTTTCGCCAGGCCGGTGACGAGCAGATCTTCGGGATCGGTCGGGACCCAAGCTGAAGCATCTAGACGCAGACGATCGGATACTACAGCTCGCCCGGCTAGAACATCCCGCGAAATGCCATCGTGAAGATATCCGAGCCGACGCGAGACGCCTTGCGAACCAACGTTGTCCTGGAAAACTTCGGTCAGCGCGGTGACAGCTCCCAGTTCCTTAAAAGCAAGGCTCAACAAGGCCGTCCGGGCCTCGGTACCGATACCCTGTCGGTGAAAATCAAGGCCAAGTGTTAGCTGCAACTTTAAACTGACCATAGACGGCATTTTTGATTGACCGTTCGCGGCAGTGGTTTTGACCAGTGGCTGCAAGTGTTTTGACCAGTAGTTCGCCGCCGTCCGGTGGCTGGGTGTGCTGGGATTCCCTTGTCCATCCCCGTGTCTTTACGGGGAGAGCCCCTTCCTTCGGGGTGAAATGACGATGCCAATCGTTTCAATTTCACCCTTTGCGGGAAGGAAGGGGCTTATTTTGAAGTCTCCAGGAGAGTTCATGGAAATTTTAGCTGCTTATGACATGACCCAGTCGTATCGAGGTGCCGCGGTGGTTTGCGGTGTCTCACACAACACTGTCCGTTCGTATGTGAAAGCACGGGCTGCCGGTGCGCAAGCGCCGATCGCCCGCAAGCGTGGCAGGATCACTGACCCGTACCTGCCGGCGATGACACAGCTGGTGGAGCAGTCCCGCGGAAAGATCCGCGGCGACGTTGTTCACGACAAGCTCGTTGATCTGGGATACGCCGGTTCGATCCGCACGACCCGCTATGTGCTGGCCGGGTTGAAATCGAAGTACCGGGCCCAGAACGCCAGGGTTCACCGGCCCTGGACTGTGGCCCCAGGGCTGTGGCTCCAGTGGGACTACGGAGACGGTCCTGTCGTTGACGGCGCCAAGACCGTGTTGTTCGTCGCGTGGATGGCGTACTCACGCTTCCGTATCGTCATTCCCTTGCGGGATAAGACGATGCCGAGCGTATTCGCGGCCCTTGACAGGTCATTCAGGCTGATTAATGGTGTACCAACGTATGTATTGACCGACAATGAGAAAACAGTCACGGTCGAGCATGTCGCCGGCGTTCCGGTCCGCAACCCGCAGATCGTTGCGTTCGCCCGGCACTACTCCACCGCCGTGCACACGTGCATGCCGGCAGACCCTGCCTCCAAGGGCGGGGTGGAAAACGCGGTGAAGATCGCTAAAGCCGACCTCGTGCCCAAAGACACCAACCTGCGTCCGGAGTACGGCTCCTTCGCCGAGCTGGAGCAGGCCTGTGAGGCGTTTATGGAGGATGTGAATTCCTCCGTGCACCGCGCCACGCTGGAGATCCCCAAGGACATGCTCCGGTTGGTGGAACAGCCTAAGCTTCACCCGGTTCCGGCGGTGCCGGTCACGGCGAGTTTCGGTCAGGTCCGCCAGGTCCCGCCGAACACGCCCATGGTTACGTATGAGCATTCGCGCTATTCCGTCCCGCACACCCTGATGGGGCAACGGGTGTGGGTGCGTGGTACCGACACCCACGTCATCATCGTGCACGTTGACAAGGCCGGGCCGGTGGAAGTCGCTCGCCATAAGCTCACCCGCCCCGGCGTACCAGCGGTCATTGACGCGCATTTCCCACCAGCCTCTGCTGGCGCCCTGGAACGGGTCATCCGCCCCAGCAACAGGGCCGAAGAGGAATTCCTGGCCCTGGGCGCCGGGGCAGCACTCTGGCTCAAGGAGGCCGCGGCAGCCGGCACGAACAAGATCCGCCACAAAATGGAACGGGCTGCCACGCTCGCCAAGGTCATGGGCAACGATGTCGTCGACCAGGGCCTGGGAGCTGCCGCGGTGCACCACCGTTTCACCCATGAGGACCTGGTTTCCATCATCACCAACACCGCTACCGGCG
This genomic stretch from Arthrobacter dokdonellae harbors:
- a CDS encoding GNAT family N-acetyltransferase gives rise to the protein MVSLKLQLTLGLDFHRQGIGTEARTALLSLAFKELGAVTALTEVFQDNVGSQGVSRRLGYLHDGISRDVLAGRAVVSDRLRLDASAWVPTDPEDLLVTGLAKARSFFSI
- the istA gene encoding IS21 family transposase, with product MKSPGEFMEILAAYDMTQSYRGAAVVCGVSHNTVRSYVKARAAGAQAPIARKRGRITDPYLPAMTQLVEQSRGKIRGDVVHDKLVDLGYAGSIRTTRYVLAGLKSKYRAQNARVHRPWTVAPGLWLQWDYGDGPVVDGAKTVLFVAWMAYSRFRIVIPLRDKTMPSVFAALDRSFRLINGVPTYVLTDNEKTVTVEHVAGVPVRNPQIVAFARHYSTAVHTCMPADPASKGGVENAVKIAKADLVPKDTNLRPEYGSFAELEQACEAFMEDVNSSVHRATLEIPKDMLRLVEQPKLHPVPAVPVTASFGQVRQVPPNTPMVTYEHSRYSVPHTLMGQRVWVRGTDTHVIIVHVDKAGPVEVARHKLTRPGVPAVIDAHFPPASAGALERVIRPSNRAEEEFLALGAGAALWLKEAAAAGTNKIRHKMERAATLAKVMGNDVVDQGLGAAAVHHRFTHEDLVSIITNTATGEPSSTINNTRHAVTDQSQWLSQGTSGWANFGTTNPTTTPGEETIPADITDLEGAAE